From Pseudoleptotrichia goodfellowii, a single genomic window includes:
- a CDS encoding glutamate-5-semialdehyde dehydrogenase, translating into MNYIEEMGKKAKEASKKLLVLDTETKNRALTMIAEELINKKEKIKKANKRDLEKGKKDRLSFALLDRLELTDARIEAMAQSLREIAAFTDPVGEIVTGWKHKNGMTIEKKRVPLGVLGIIYESRPNVTVDSAGLGIKSSNAVILRGSASAINSNIYLSRLFNEIGTKGGLPENSVQLIEDTDRELVNSMVKMNKYIDVLIPRGGKGLKKFIIENATIPVIETGAGVCHVFVDESAKINIALSVIENAKTQRPSTCNSIETVLIHKNIAEKILPDLTEMLLKDGVELRYSKEALDIVGNKAEIKLANEDDCGAEYLDMIMSLKLVNDVNEAVEYINEHSTQHSDSIITESIENAEKFLNEVDSAAVYLNASTRFSDGGEFGFGGEIGISTQKLHARGPMGVRELTTTKYVVRGNGQIRK; encoded by the coding sequence GTGAATTATATAGAAGAAATGGGGAAAAAAGCCAAAGAGGCTTCAAAAAAGCTTTTGGTTTTGGATACTGAAACGAAAAACAGGGCTTTAACAATGATAGCCGAAGAATTGATTAATAAAAAAGAAAAAATAAAAAAAGCAAATAAAAGGGACTTGGAAAAAGGGAAAAAAGACAGGCTTTCTTTTGCTCTGCTTGACAGGCTTGAACTGACTGACGCAAGAATAGAAGCAATGGCTCAAAGTTTAAGAGAAATAGCGGCTTTTACAGATCCTGTAGGAGAAATAGTAACAGGCTGGAAACATAAAAACGGTATGACTATTGAGAAAAAAAGAGTGCCTTTAGGAGTGCTGGGAATTATATATGAATCAAGACCCAATGTAACAGTGGATTCGGCAGGACTTGGGATAAAATCTTCCAATGCGGTTATTTTAAGAGGGTCTGCCAGTGCTATAAATTCAAATATTTACTTGAGCAGATTGTTTAATGAAATCGGGACAAAAGGGGGATTACCTGAAAATTCAGTTCAGCTGATAGAAGATACCGACAGAGAGCTTGTAAACAGTATGGTTAAAATGAACAAATATATAGATGTTCTAATTCCCAGAGGAGGAAAGGGACTGAAAAAGTTTATCATCGAAAATGCAACGATTCCTGTAATTGAAACAGGAGCAGGAGTTTGCCATGTGTTTGTCGATGAAAGTGCAAAAATTAATATTGCTTTGTCTGTTATTGAAAATGCAAAAACTCAAAGACCGAGTACATGTAACTCAATAGAAACGGTGCTGATCCATAAAAATATTGCGGAGAAAATACTGCCCGATTTAACGGAAATGCTTTTAAAAGATGGAGTAGAATTAAGATACAGTAAAGAGGCCCTTGATATCGTAGGCAATAAAGCAGAAATAAAACTTGCGAACGAAGATGATTGCGGGGCGGAGTATCTTGATATGATAATGTCGCTGAAATTAGTAAATGATGTAAATGAAGCTGTAGAATATATAAATGAACATAGTACACAACATTCGGACTCGATAATAACCGAATCCATAGAAAATGCCGAGAAATTTTTAAATGAAGTGGACTCGGCTGCGGTTTATCTCAATGCTTCCACAAGATTTTCCGATGGAGGAGAATTCGGCTTCGGAGGAGAAATAGGCATTTCCACACAAAAGCTTCACGCAAGAGGACCTATGGGAGTGAGAGAACTCACAACAACAAAATATGTCGTAAGAGGAAATGGTCAAATCAGAAAATAA
- the proC gene encoding pyrroline-5-carboxylate reductase, producing MKIGFIGTGNMGSAIINGLVVSKFVSEKEINIFDLNDEKAKKIYEKYSINILQNETEIVENSDIIILAVKPDVYSGVLGKIKDKMKKDKIILTIAAGVSISDVENIIGKDKKIVRTMPNTPAQVMEGMTAIAFNKNINSEEKEMIFRLLNSFGENIEIEEKLMHVFTAISGSLPAYVYMFAEALSDGGVLEGMPREKTYKIIAQAIKGSAEMMLKTGKHPGILKDEVTSPGGTTIEALKVLENGNFRGTLINAVSKCTEKSKKMGNNK from the coding sequence ATGAAAATAGGATTTATAGGTACAGGAAACATGGGGAGTGCCATAATAAACGGATTAGTCGTATCAAAATTTGTTTCGGAAAAAGAAATAAATATATTTGATTTGAATGATGAAAAAGCTAAAAAAATATACGAAAAGTATAGTATAAACATTTTGCAGAATGAAACTGAAATAGTTGAAAACAGTGATATAATAATTTTAGCTGTAAAGCCGGATGTTTACAGTGGTGTTTTGGGAAAAATAAAAGATAAAATGAAAAAAGATAAAATAATATTGACTATTGCTGCAGGAGTGAGTATCAGTGATGTGGAAAATATAATCGGAAAAGATAAAAAAATAGTGAGAACTATGCCGAATACACCTGCACAGGTAATGGAAGGAATGACTGCAATAGCATTTAATAAAAATATAAATTCCGAAGAAAAAGAAATGATATTCCGATTGCTGAACAGTTTTGGAGAAAATATCGAAATAGAAGAAAAACTTATGCACGTCTTTACTGCTATAAGCGGATCGCTCCCTGCATATGTGTATATGTTTGCAGAAGCCCTTTCTGACGGCGGAGTTTTGGAAGGGATGCCGAGAGAAAAAACATATAAAATAATAGCTCAGGCTATAAAAGGATCGGCAGAAATGATGCTCAAAACAGGAAAACATCCTGGAATCCTGAAGGATGAGGTAACTTCTCCCGGGGGAACGACTATAGAAGCTCTGAAAGTTTTGGAAAACGGTAATTTCAGAGGTACCTTGATAAATGCTGTGAGCAAATGCACTGAAAAATCAAAAAAGATGGGCAATAACAAATAA
- the xylF gene encoding D-xylose ABC transporter substrate-binding protein: MKKILLLMGLFTLFLVSCGGNNGGDSKAGTDGAKKKKIKIGMSIDDLRLERWQKDRDLFKKMAESLGAEVVVISANGDSQKQLTDSENLLSQGIDVLVVIPNNGQVMAPIVDQAHKAGVKVLAYDRLITDSDVDFYISFDNVKVGELQAQIIVEKAPKGNYFLMGGSPTDNNARMFREGQMKVLKPLIDKGDIKVVGDQWVKDWLPEEALKIMENALTANHNDITAVVASNDSTAGGAIQALNAQGLAGKVPISGQDADLAAIKRIVAGTQTMTVYKPIKTLAEKAAEIAIKLGNGETIESNGEVNNGKINVKSYLLDPISVTNANIKETVIKDGFQSESDVYGK, encoded by the coding sequence ATGAAAAAGATATTATTATTAATGGGATTATTTACTTTGTTTTTAGTGTCGTGCGGAGGAAATAACGGAGGAGATTCTAAAGCGGGAACAGACGGAGCTAAAAAGAAAAAAATAAAAATAGGTATGTCCATTGATGATTTGAGATTGGAAAGATGGCAAAAGGACAGAGATTTATTTAAAAAAATGGCTGAAAGTCTTGGAGCGGAAGTAGTAGTAATATCTGCAAACGGAGATTCTCAAAAACAGCTTACAGATTCTGAAAATTTACTTTCTCAAGGAATAGATGTACTGGTTGTAATTCCTAATAACGGACAGGTTATGGCACCGATAGTTGATCAGGCTCATAAAGCGGGAGTAAAAGTGTTGGCTTATGACAGACTTATTACCGATTCCGATGTAGATTTTTATATATCGTTTGATAATGTAAAAGTCGGAGAGCTTCAGGCTCAAATAATAGTAGAAAAAGCACCTAAAGGAAATTATTTCCTAATGGGAGGCTCGCCTACAGACAACAATGCGAGAATGTTCAGAGAAGGACAAATGAAAGTATTGAAACCTCTTATTGATAAAGGTGATATAAAAGTAGTAGGAGATCAATGGGTAAAAGACTGGCTTCCTGAAGAAGCATTGAAAATTATGGAAAATGCTTTGACTGCCAATCATAATGACATAACTGCAGTAGTAGCTTCCAATGACAGTACGGCAGGCGGAGCAATACAGGCTTTAAATGCTCAGGGACTTGCAGGGAAAGTACCTATTTCAGGACAGGATGCCGATTTGGCTGCGATAAAAAGAATAGTAGCAGGAACACAAACTATGACAGTTTACAAACCTATAAAAACTCTTGCTGAAAAAGCCGCAGAAATAGCCATTAAATTGGGCAACGGAGAAACAATCGAGTCAAACGGAGAAGTAAATAACGGTAAAATAAATGTAAAATCTTATTTATTGGATCCTATTTCAGTAACTAATGCAAATATAAAAGAAACTGTAATTAAAGACGGATTCCAAAGTGAAAGTGATGTTTACGGAAAATAA
- a CDS encoding sugar ABC transporter permease yields MSLVTKLKKAKNSNTFIIFLALLVIWAVFISVTGGNFINSRNISNLLRQMSITGILSIGMIFIIISGEIDLSVGSQMALLGGIAAIMDVNLKMPFILTIIVTLILGFAFGIWNGYWTANKGVPSFIVTLSGMLVFRGVLIGITGGKTISPISKSFEILGQSYIPKSLSYIIVIIYIGYMIYSKYSERKAKTVNGIEVPTLREDLTGIIISGILMFLGVIILNSYEGIPTPVLLMGLLIAVFSFVSNKTAYGRIVYAIGGNINAVKYSGIDTKKIKMIIYIVNGFLVSIAGLVLTSRLGAGSVSAGTNAELDTIAACVIGGASLSGGKGKVTGAILGALIMASLDNGMSMLNVEPSWQYVVKGLILLFAVLFDVQSQKNKKN; encoded by the coding sequence ATGAGTTTGGTAACGAAATTAAAGAAAGCTAAAAATTCAAATACATTTATTATATTTTTAGCACTTTTAGTAATATGGGCAGTATTTATATCTGTAACAGGGGGAAATTTTATAAATTCCAGAAATATATCAAATTTGTTAAGACAGATGTCAATAACGGGAATATTGTCAATAGGAATGATATTTATAATTATTTCAGGAGAAATAGATTTGTCCGTAGGCTCACAAATGGCTTTGCTCGGAGGGATAGCGGCAATTATGGATGTTAATTTGAAAATGCCTTTTATTTTAACAATAATTGTAACATTAATTCTGGGTTTTGCTTTCGGAATATGGAATGGATACTGGACAGCTAATAAAGGTGTTCCTTCGTTTATAGTTACATTGTCGGGAATGCTTGTATTCAGAGGAGTATTGATAGGAATAACAGGCGGAAAAACAATTTCTCCTATAAGCAAATCATTTGAAATATTGGGGCAAAGCTATATTCCTAAAAGTTTGAGCTATATAATCGTGATTATTTATATAGGATATATGATTTATTCAAAATATAGCGAAAGAAAAGCGAAAACTGTAAACGGTATAGAAGTTCCGACACTTAGAGAAGATTTGACAGGGATAATAATAAGCGGAATATTAATGTTTTTAGGTGTTATAATTTTAAACAGTTATGAAGGAATACCGACTCCTGTTTTACTAATGGGTCTTTTAATTGCAGTATTTTCATTTGTATCCAATAAAACAGCTTACGGAAGAATAGTATATGCTATCGGAGGAAATATAAATGCAGTCAAGTATTCGGGAATAGATACAAAAAAAATAAAAATGATTATTTATATAGTAAACGGATTTTTAGTATCAATTGCAGGGCTTGTTTTAACGTCAAGATTGGGAGCAGGTTCGGTTTCTGCGGGAACAAATGCCGAACTGGATACAATAGCCGCCTGTGTAATAGGAGGAGCCAGTCTGTCAGGAGGAAAAGGAAAAGTAACCGGAGCTATATTGGGAGCTTTGATAATGGCGAGTCTTGATAACGGAATGAGCATGTTAAACGTAGAGCCGTCATGGCAATATGTAGTAAAAGGATTAATATTGTTATTTGCGGTATTGTTTGATGTACAGTCACAAAAAAATAAAAAAAATTAA
- the proB gene encoding glutamate 5-kinase: MKSKENKREEILKNIQKVVVKVGTSTLTKEDGNLNVEKIKKIVLELSNLSDKGYDIVLVTSGAIGAGMGKLNMTERPKTLHEKQTLASVGQVALTHLYQMLFHEYNKTIGQLLLTKGDFSDRRRYLNARNVCNTLLKNKIIPVINENDAVVSDEIKVGDNDTLSALVAGLIDADLLIILSDVQGLYNKNPQKYRDAALMEIVGDINEDIKNMAGGEGSKFGTGGMITKIIAAEMATKIGTHLVIASGENPQNITKIVEKENVGTLFVKKHKKISSKKYWLAYGTNKKGILTIDEGAESALYKGKSLLPVGIKSVEGAFNKGAVVKIENMKKEVIAMGISNYSSEEINLIKGQHSEDIENILGHKYADEAVHIDNVAKINKIV; this comes from the coding sequence ATGAAAAGTAAAGAAAATAAAAGAGAAGAAATTTTAAAAAATATACAAAAAGTTGTAGTTAAAGTAGGAACGTCGACTTTGACTAAAGAGGACGGCAATCTGAATGTAGAAAAAATTAAAAAAATAGTTTTGGAATTAAGCAATTTATCCGACAAGGGTTATGATATAGTTCTTGTAACATCGGGAGCTATAGGTGCAGGAATGGGGAAACTCAATATGACCGAGCGACCTAAAACGTTGCATGAAAAACAGACACTTGCCTCGGTTGGGCAAGTAGCACTTACTCATTTATATCAAATGCTTTTTCATGAGTATAATAAAACGATAGGGCAGCTTTTGCTTACAAAAGGGGATTTTTCAGACAGAAGAAGATATCTCAATGCGAGAAATGTGTGCAATACACTTCTGAAAAATAAAATAATCCCTGTTATAAACGAAAATGATGCCGTTGTTTCCGATGAAATAAAAGTCGGAGATAATGACACTCTTTCAGCACTGGTAGCGGGACTTATAGATGCCGATTTACTTATTATCCTGTCGGATGTTCAGGGACTTTACAATAAAAATCCTCAAAAGTACAGAGATGCGGCATTAATGGAAATAGTCGGAGATATAAATGAGGATATTAAAAATATGGCAGGCGGAGAAGGCTCCAAATTCGGAACGGGAGGAATGATTACTAAAATAATCGCCGCCGAAATGGCTACGAAAATAGGTACTCATCTTGTAATTGCGAGCGGAGAAAATCCTCAAAATATAACAAAAATAGTGGAAAAAGAAAATGTAGGAACACTTTTTGTGAAAAAACATAAAAAAATAAGCTCGAAAAAATACTGGCTTGCATACGGGACTAATAAAAAAGGGATTTTAACAATAGATGAAGGTGCGGAAAGTGCTTTATATAAAGGAAAAAGCCTATTACCTGTAGGGATAAAGTCGGTAGAAGGAGCATTTAATAAAGGTGCTGTCGTGAAAATAGAAAATATGAAAAAAGAAGTTATCGCAATGGGAATCTCGAACTATTCTTCAGAAGAAATAAATCTGATAAAAGGGCAGCACAGCGAAGATATAGAAAACATATTAGGACATAAATATGCCGACGAAGCAGTGCATATTGACAATGTTGCAAAAATAAACAAAATAGTGTAA
- the xylB gene encoding xylulokinase has protein sequence MLYLGIDLGTSGMKIIVINEKGEIKVSASKEYEVNYSNNGWSDQNPEDWVKAMKEGIKEISQKININEVKGIGISGQMHGLVILDENKKVLYPVILWNDQRTVEESDYLNNEIGIEKLVKCTSNISFTGFTASKLLWIRKNEPEIFSKIKYIMLPKDYLGYVLTEEIFTDVSDASGTLFFDVKNRKWSEEMTEILGIKEESLPKSFESYEIIGKLTENIKDEFGITEDIPVVAGGGDNACGAVGAGVINEDKILISLGTSGVVFIPQEKWKLPEKNSMHTFCDANGKYHFMGVILSAASCLKWWVEEIQDGNYTVLLDEALKSPIGSNNLFFLPYLTGERTPHSDPYARGSFIGLNASHTRGDMTRAVLEGVVFALYDSYKLADNLNPDTIRIIGGGAKSELIRKIITDLFNIKSEVLTVQEGPSYGAALLAMFGVEKIENRNGKLRELIKITDILEPNSENHKEYKRRYEVYKGLYSSLKDEYKKINSL, from the coding sequence ATGCTGTATTTAGGAATAGACTTGGGAACTTCAGGAATGAAAATTATTGTTATAAATGAAAAAGGCGAAATAAAAGTATCCGCTTCAAAAGAATATGAAGTTAATTATTCAAATAACGGCTGGTCGGATCAAAATCCTGAAGATTGGGTAAAAGCAATGAAAGAGGGAATAAAAGAAATTTCTCAAAAAATAAATATTAATGAAGTAAAAGGTATAGGAATATCGGGACAAATGCATGGACTTGTTATTTTAGATGAAAATAAAAAAGTTCTGTATCCCGTTATACTTTGGAATGATCAGAGAACAGTTGAAGAATCAGATTATCTGAATAACGAAATAGGAATTGAAAAACTTGTAAAATGTACTTCAAATATTTCTTTTACGGGATTTACTGCCTCTAAACTTTTATGGATTAGAAAAAATGAACCTGAAATATTTTCCAAGATAAAGTATATAATGCTTCCTAAAGATTATTTAGGGTATGTATTGACAGAAGAAATATTTACTGATGTGTCCGATGCTTCGGGAACATTGTTTTTTGACGTAAAAAACAGAAAGTGGTCGGAAGAAATGACAGAAATATTAGGGATAAAAGAAGAATCTTTGCCTAAATCTTTTGAATCCTATGAGATAATAGGAAAATTGACTGAAAATATAAAAGATGAATTTGGAATAACTGAAGACATTCCTGTGGTAGCAGGTGGTGGAGATAATGCCTGTGGAGCAGTAGGAGCAGGAGTAATAAATGAAGATAAAATATTGATTTCGTTAGGTACTTCGGGAGTAGTTTTTATTCCTCAGGAAAAATGGAAACTTCCTGAAAAAAACAGTATGCACACATTTTGTGATGCCAACGGGAAATATCATTTTATGGGAGTAATATTATCAGCAGCTTCATGTTTGAAATGGTGGGTGGAAGAAATACAGGACGGAAATTATACAGTATTGTTGGATGAAGCGTTAAAATCACCAATAGGAAGTAATAATTTGTTCTTCTTACCTTATCTTACAGGGGAAAGAACACCTCATTCGGATCCTTATGCGAGAGGAAGTTTTATCGGATTGAATGCATCGCATACAAGAGGAGATATGACAAGAGCGGTTTTAGAAGGTGTAGTGTTTGCTTTGTATGATTCATATAAACTTGCAGATAATCTTAATCCCGACACAATAAGAATAATAGGCGGCGGAGCAAAATCTGAATTGATTAGAAAAATTATTACTGATCTGTTTAATATAAAATCCGAAGTTTTAACGGTACAGGAAGGACCATCATACGGAGCAGCATTACTGGCTATGTTTGGTGTAGAAAAAATAGAAAACAGAAACGGAAAATTAA
- the xylA gene encoding xylose isomerase gives MKEFFPEIKEIKYEGAESKNDLAFKYYNKDEVLGGKTMKEHLRFAMSYWHTLKAQGVDMFGGETMDREWNKYENVLERAKARANAGFEFMQKLGLEYFCFHDRDIIDESMMLADSNKLLDEIVDHIEELMKKTGRKLLWGTTNAFSHPRFVHGASTSPNADVFAYAAAQVKKAMDITNRLGGENYVLWGGREGYETLLNTNSELEYDNFARFLKMVVDYKEKIGFKGQLLIEPKPKEPTKHQYDFDTATVLAFLRKYNLDKYYKVNIEANHATLAGHTFQHELNLARINGVLGSIDANQGDMLLGWDTDQFPTNIYDTTLAMYEVVKNKGLGSGGLNFDAKVRRGSFEDKDLFLAYIAGMDTFAKGLKIAYRLYEDKVFEDFIDKRYESYKTGIGKDIIDGKVGFEELSKYAETLTEVKNNSGRQEMLESKLNQYIFEVK, from the coding sequence ATGAAAGAGTTTTTTCCTGAAATAAAAGAAATAAAATATGAAGGGGCTGAATCAAAAAATGATTTGGCATTTAAATACTACAATAAAGATGAAGTATTAGGCGGAAAAACAATGAAAGAGCATTTGAGATTTGCAATGAGTTACTGGCATACATTGAAAGCTCAGGGAGTGGACATGTTCGGCGGAGAAACAATGGACAGAGAGTGGAATAAATATGAAAATGTATTGGAAAGAGCAAAAGCAAGAGCAAATGCAGGATTTGAATTTATGCAGAAACTCGGTTTGGAATATTTCTGTTTCCATGACAGAGATATAATAGATGAAAGTATGATGCTCGCAGACAGTAACAAACTTCTTGATGAAATAGTAGATCACATAGAAGAACTTATGAAAAAAACAGGGAGAAAATTATTATGGGGGACAACTAATGCTTTCAGTCATCCGAGATTTGTTCATGGAGCTTCTACTTCTCCCAATGCTGATGTATTTGCGTATGCTGCAGCTCAAGTAAAGAAAGCTATGGACATAACTAACAGATTGGGCGGAGAAAATTACGTATTATGGGGAGGAAGAGAAGGATATGAAACATTACTGAATACTAACTCTGAATTGGAATATGATAATTTTGCAAGATTTTTGAAAATGGTAGTAGATTATAAAGAAAAAATAGGATTTAAAGGGCAACTTCTTATAGAGCCTAAACCGAAAGAACCTACAAAACATCAATATGACTTTGATACTGCTACAGTTTTGGCATTTTTAAGAAAATATAATCTTGATAAATATTATAAAGTAAATATAGAGGCAAACCATGCAACTTTAGCAGGACATACATTCCAACATGAGTTAAATCTGGCGAGAATAAACGGTGTTTTAGGCTCGATAGATGCCAATCAGGGAGATATGCTTTTAGGATGGGATACAGATCAATTCCCGACAAATATATATGATACGACTTTAGCAATGTATGAAGTAGTTAAAAATAAAGGACTCGGTTCAGGAGGACTTAATTTTGATGCAAAAGTAAGAAGAGGTTCTTTTGAGGATAAAGATTTATTCTTAGCTTATATCGCAGGAATGGATACTTTTGCCAAAGGACTCAAAATAGCATATAGATTATATGAAGATAAAGTATTTGAAGATTTTATTGATAAAAGATACGAAAGCTATAAAACAGGTATCGGAAAAGATATAATTGATGGAAAAGTGGGATTTGAAGAACTGTCCAAATATGCCGAAACTTTAACAGAAGTAAAAAATAATTCAGGTAGACAGGAAATGCTGGAAAGTAAGTTGAATCAGTATATATTTGAGGTGAAATAG
- a CDS encoding xylose ABC transporter ATP-binding protein, whose amino-acid sequence MDSREILDMRHITKDFSGVKALDDIAIKVRKGHVHALCGENGAGKSTLMKVLSGIYPYGTYDGEIYFDGIILKNRGIKDSEEKGISIIHQELNLVDELSIMENIFLGNFITKNGIVDYYKMYQETGNILKELKMDVAPDILVKELGIGHKQLVEIAKALSKKSKLIIFDEPTASLTEKETDILLNIIKELKEKGVTSIYISHKLEEVMKISDEITVIRDGKFIECRKTSECTKNDIVKAMVGRELSSFYPEKNNKIGDVIFEIKNYNVFDNSGKQKVKDINLTLKKGEILGISGLIGSGRTELISSIFGTYEGYRKGECYFKGEKINIKSTKEALKMGISMVPEDRKKDGIIADMSVEKNMTLSNLDNYTKKLNYVDVYNEDKDVKKYIEILKIKTSGTDLEIKNLSGGNQQKVVLAKNLMVNPKIIILDEPTRGVDVGAKYEIYKNIVELAEQGISIIMVSSELPEILGISDRIVVMHEGEVKGEFINKNITQEMIMETAIGGDKNEFGNEIKES is encoded by the coding sequence ATGGATAGCAGAGAAATTCTTGATATGAGGCATATAACTAAAGATTTTTCGGGAGTAAAGGCACTGGATGATATTGCTATAAAGGTTAGAAAAGGTCATGTTCATGCTCTTTGCGGAGAAAATGGAGCCGGAAAATCGACATTGATGAAAGTATTAAGCGGAATTTACCCTTACGGAACATATGACGGTGAAATTTATTTTGACGGAATAATCTTGAAAAATAGAGGTATAAAAGATTCCGAAGAAAAAGGGATCTCAATAATACATCAGGAACTTAATCTTGTTGATGAACTTTCTATTATGGAAAATATATTTCTCGGAAATTTTATAACGAAAAACGGAATTGTGGATTATTATAAAATGTATCAGGAAACAGGAAATATATTGAAAGAGCTTAAAATGGATGTAGCTCCCGATATATTAGTAAAAGAATTGGGAATAGGACATAAACAGCTGGTAGAAATAGCAAAAGCACTGTCAAAAAAATCAAAACTGATTATATTTGATGAGCCTACAGCTTCATTAACGGAAAAAGAAACCGATATATTGCTGAATATTATAAAAGAACTCAAAGAAAAAGGCGTAACGTCAATATATATAAGTCATAAACTTGAAGAAGTGATGAAAATATCCGATGAAATAACAGTAATAAGAGACGGAAAATTTATAGAATGCAGAAAAACTTCCGAATGTACTAAAAATGATATTGTAAAAGCAATGGTCGGAAGAGAATTAAGCAGTTTCTATCCTGAAAAAAATAATAAAATCGGAGATGTAATCTTTGAAATAAAAAATTATAACGTATTTGACAATTCAGGAAAACAAAAAGTAAAAGATATAAATTTGACACTGAAAAAAGGAGAAATTCTCGGTATATCGGGATTAATAGGTTCAGGAAGAACCGAGTTGATTTCAAGTATTTTCGGTACTTATGAAGGTTACCGGAAAGGTGAGTGTTATTTCAAAGGTGAAAAAATAAATATAAAATCAACTAAAGAAGCCTTGAAAATGGGTATATCTATGGTTCCTGAAGATAGAAAAAAAGACGGAATAATAGCCGATATGTCTGTTGAAAAAAATATGACTTTATCAAATTTAGATAATTATACGAAAAAACTAAATTACGTAGATGTTTACAATGAAGATAAGGACGTGAAAAAATATATTGAAATCTTGAAAATAAAAACTTCCGGAACAGATCTCGAAATAAAAAATTTGAGCGGAGGAAACCAGCAGAAAGTAGTACTTGCTAAAAATTTAATGGTTAATCCGAAAATAATAATTCTCGATGAGCCTACAAGAGGTGTAGATGTAGGAGCGAAATATGAGATATATAAAAACATAGTCGAACTTGCAGAACAGGGTATAAGCATAATAATGGTTTCGTCAGAATTGCCTGAAATATTGGGAATAAGTGATAGAATTGTCGTAATGCATGAAGGTGAAGTAAAGGGAGAATTTATCAATAAAAATATTACACAGGAAATGATAATGGAAACTGCTATCGGAGGAGATAAAAATGAGTTTGGTAACGAAATTAAAGAAAGCTAA